From the Flavobacterium galactosidilyticum genome, one window contains:
- the gcvH gene encoding glycine cleavage system protein GcvH, with protein MNIPANLKYTKDHEWISIEGDVATVGITDFAQKELGDIVYVEVETLDQTLEKDEVFGTVEAVKTVSDLFLPLAGEIIAFNDDLESKPESVNSDPYGAGWMIKIKIANMDEVEGLLSSDSYKELIGA; from the coding sequence ATGAACATACCAGCAAATTTAAAGTACACTAAAGATCACGAATGGATTAGTATTGAAGGCGACGTAGCAACAGTAGGAATCACTGATTTTGCACAAAAAGAACTAGGAGATATAGTTTACGTTGAAGTAGAAACATTAGATCAGACTTTAGAGAAAGACGAAGTTTTTGGAACAGTAGAAGCGGTTAAAACAGTTTCTGATTTATTTCTTCCATTAGCAGGAGAGATTATTGCTTTTAATGATGATTTAGAAAGCAAACCAGAAAGCGTAAATTCAGATCCTTATGGTGCTGGATGGATGATTAAAATAAAAATAGCAAACATGGATGAAGTAGAAGGTTTACTTTCTAGTGATTCATATAAAGAATTAATAGGTGCCTAA
- a CDS encoding VanZ family protein, whose product MAKFNNVPLGNVPNFDKVVHAFFYFVLTTLSFLFLKNRKSGVSTSRYLIFSFLFSVVFGIGIEIIQGYFTENRHADVFDVIANTSGAALSILLIVLFGLNRVKSKF is encoded by the coding sequence TTGGCAAAATTTAATAATGTTCCCTTAGGTAATGTTCCAAATTTTGATAAGGTAGTTCATGCTTTTTTCTATTTTGTTTTAACAACATTAAGTTTTTTGTTTCTAAAAAACAGGAAGAGTGGCGTAAGTACTTCAAGATATCTTATTTTTTCGTTCCTGTTTTCTGTTGTTTTTGGAATAGGAATCGAGATTATTCAAGGATACTTTACTGAAAATAGGCATGCAGATGTTTTCGATGTCATAGCAAATACATCAGGAGCGGCTCTATCAATACTGCTAATTGTTTTATTTGGTTTGAATAGAGTAAAATCAAAGTTTTAA
- the deoC gene encoding deoxyribose-phosphate aldolase, with product MDIKQYLDSTYLKTAEQAGVTDEENILIAQELIQEAIEENFKLIMIRPNRVALAKAMILKAKSTVQVGTVIDFPEGKSEVEEKLKEAVQAIHDGADDLDFVCNYEAFKKGDIDLVKKEVLQCTQLGLANKKVVKWIIEVAALADKEIIQLSSLIKNVIVSNFEQELFSRVFVKSSTGFYKTQNDLPNGATVPAIKMMLENASPLPVKAAGGVRTYGEAIEMIEMGVKRIGTSGAKMIANGQNFNNEY from the coding sequence ATGGATATCAAGCAATATTTAGATTCGACCTATTTAAAAACAGCGGAACAAGCAGGAGTCACTGACGAAGAAAATATTTTAATAGCTCAGGAACTCATTCAAGAAGCTATTGAAGAAAATTTCAAACTTATTATGATTCGGCCAAATCGTGTTGCTTTGGCTAAGGCAATGATTTTGAAGGCTAAATCGACTGTGCAAGTTGGAACCGTGATTGATTTTCCGGAAGGTAAATCGGAGGTTGAAGAAAAGCTAAAAGAAGCAGTTCAAGCAATACATGATGGAGCAGATGATTTAGATTTTGTCTGTAATTATGAAGCCTTTAAAAAAGGGGATATTGATTTAGTTAAAAAGGAAGTTTTGCAGTGCACTCAGTTAGGTCTTGCTAATAAGAAGGTAGTAAAATGGATTATTGAAGTCGCAGCGCTTGCTGATAAAGAAATTATTCAATTATCAAGTTTGATAAAAAATGTGATAGTTTCTAATTTTGAGCAAGAACTTTTTTCTAGAGTTTTTGTAAAATCGTCGACAGGTTTTTATAAAACACAGAACGATTTGCCAAACGGTGCAACTGTTCCAGCGATAAAGATGATGTTAGAAAACGCATCACCGCTCCCTGTGAAAGCAGCAGGAGGAGTTCGTACGTATGGAGAAGCAATTGAAATGATTGAAATGGGTGTGAAGCGAATAGGAACTTCAGGCGCTAAAATGATTGCTAACGGTCAAAATTTTAATAATGAATATTAA